Genomic segment of Hymenobacter aquaticus:
AGGGCTTTTCAGCGACACGTAGTACACGTTGATGTTGCCGCTCAGGTCCCACTTGGGCACCGGCTTCACCGAGCCGAACAGGCTAATGCCGTAGGTAGCGTTGCGGCCGATGTTGCGGAAGGTCTGCTTGTTGACCCCGGTGGCGGCATCTACTTCCCGGTAGGTTTCAATGGCGTTGCCGGTGCGGCGCGCGTAGGTCGATAGGTTCAGCACCGAGCCCTTGATGAACGTGGTGTAGTTCACCTCGTAGCTGTCGGTCAGCTCGGGCTCCAGCTCGGGGTTACCGAAGCTGATGTTGCGCGGGTCGGAGGCGTTGACGAACGGGTTCAGGTAGAAAATCTGGGGCCGCTGAATCCGGCGCGAATAGGCCAGGCGCAGGGTTTGGCCGGGCTTTTTCGGGTCGCCGGGCTGGTAGCTCATGCTCAGGTTGGGCAGCAGGTTGGTATAGTTCTGCGACACGCCGGAGTTTTCCGTAATCCGCTGCTGGAAGCTGCCGCTAATGCGGGTATTTTCCACCCGCGCCCCCAGCTTAAAGCTCACCTTCTTGGACGCGGAAAAGCCGTAGGTACCGTAGCCCGACAGCACGTCCTGGCTGTAGTCAAACAGGTTGGAGCGGTTCGGGTCGTAGCGCAGCGGGTTCAGGCCCGAGTAGATGTCGTAGTCGCTGCTCACGCGCCGCAGAATGGCTTTGGCCCCGGTTTCGAGCAGGGCGGTTTCCGAAAAAGGATGCGCGTAGTCGGTTTGGAGCGTGGTTTCGAGGTTTTTCGAGAGGTTGGTGCTTTCCTCGCGGTAATTTTTGTCGGCGGCCGTGGTCGAGCGGCCCGCAAACTGGTCGAGGGTGTATTCCTGCTCGTTACGGTTGCGGGTGTGCTGGGCCAGCACGCTCCACTCGCGGCGCTTCTGCTCGAAGGTGCGGGTGTAGGCCCCGCTCACGTCGTAGCTCTGGGTGTGGAAGCGCCGGTCGGTGTCGCGCGTGAACTGCTCGGGGTCGGGCAGCACAACGTTGTTGAACTGGGTGTAATTGCCCTGGTTGGCAAACAGGTTGCCCTGCACGCTCAGCGTCAGGTTGTGGTACTGAGCCGGGTCGTAGTCGAAGCCCAGGCGCCCGAAGCCGCCGCCGCCCAGCGTGTTGCCGTCCCCGGCTTGTTCCAGGGCTTTGGCTTCGCGGCCGGTAACGGGGTCTTTCTGAAAGCGCGTCAGGTCGTTGCGGTTGGGGCTGTAAAACATGAAGCCGCTCACCGAGCTGGTCAGGCCCACCTTGCCTTTGCGGTAGTTCAGCGAGGCGTTGCCGTTCGAGCTGCGCGTGCCGCCGGCCAGGCCCAGGCTGCCGTTCACGCCCTCCAGGTTGTTCTTCTTGAGAATGATGTTGATAATACCGCCCGTACCTTCCGCGTCATACTTGGCCGAGGGCGTCGTAATTACCTCCACGCTCTTGATCTGGTCGGCCGGAATCTGCTTCATGGCATCGGCCACCGACGA
This window contains:
- a CDS encoding outer membrane beta-barrel family protein, whose translation is MKHYLPLLVAGGLLTTPSWAQAPAAPTTNPGAAPKPLAVPAAPKGTGRLTGTVLDATTSKPVEFATVALLPTTGNTPIDGAVCDDRGRFVLKSLAAGAYRVQISFIGYVTRTQDVTITDGTADLGTVQLTSAAQKLGEVTVTGERDVVETKPDRIVYNADRDLTNAGGTAADVLRKVPLVNVDPDGNVELRGTSNVRVLINNKPSGIVASSVADAMKQIPADQIKSVEVITTPSAKYDAEGTGGIINIILKKNNLEGVNGSLGLAGGTRSSNGNASLNYRKGKVGLTSSVSGFMFYSPNRNDLTRFQKDPVTGREAKALEQAGDGNTLGGGGFGRLGFDYDPAQYHNLTLSVQGNLFANQGNYTQFNNVVLPDPEQFTRDTDRRFHTQSYDVSGAYTRTFEQKRREWSVLAQHTRNRNEQEYTLDQFAGRSTTAADKNYREESTNLSKNLETTLQTDYAHPFSETALLETGAKAILRRVSSDYDIYSGLNPLRYDPNRSNLFDYSQDVLSGYGTYGFSASKKVSFKLGARVENTRISGSFQQRITENSGVSQNYTNLLPNLSMSYQPGDPKKPGQTLRLAYSRRIQRPQIFYLNPFVNASDPRNISFGNPELEPELTDSYEVNYTTFIKGSVLNLSTYARRTGNAIETYREVDAATGVNKQTFRNIGRNATYGISLFGSVKPVPKWDLSGNINVYYVSLKSPSLGLSNDGVMYNLNLNSAYKFEKGLSLQFFGGLNSPRIQLQGQQAAWTFYSLGLRKNLLKDKADLTLNADNFLSATRNLNSVLDAQNFRQESNNYIYLRGVRLAFSYRFGKVSAQPPKRRKGIQNDDAKQGEGGQQGQQ